From Kiritimatiellia bacterium:
CTTCGGTCTTTATTTCCGCAAGTTTTTCGATTTCCACTTCGGCGCGGCCGGCAAAAATTTTTCAAACTGCCTGATCAGCCTGTTTTCATAGTCGCCGCCGTACGTTCCGTCAAGAAATTTGCCGAATGACTCCTTGTAAAACCTTTTCCACGATTCCTCCTCACGGCCCGGATTGACCGGATAAAAACAAGCGTGATTTTCCGCTGCCGCGCGCCGGTCGCCGGGAGCGTCGCCGATCATGAGAATTTTGTCCCGGCCGTAGCGGTTCCCGGCGGCGAGGCGGATATGCTCCGCCTTCGTCCCCAGTTCCTGGCCGGCGATGACCCGCACGAAGTCCGTCAGATTATGCTCTTTCCATTCGCGCGCGAGCGCCGTGGCCGGGGTCTGCGAAACGCAGATAACGTCGGCGTTTTTTTTGATTTTTCGCAGGCTTTTAACGGCCCACCGGAATGGCCTGACGTTTTTAACGGTTGCGGCGACAACGGCGTTGATTTTTCGGCTCCATTGCAGGACGGAACGCAGTTCCTCATCGCCGGAATTTTTAACCGCCCTGGCCAGTTCCGCGTTGCTCAAGGGCGCGCCGGAGGCGATGAAGTTTTTCAATGATTTGAGTTCCGGCAGTTTGACTTTTGCGGCCGCAACTTCCGGCCGGCGGCGGAGCAGGTCAAAGGTCAGGAGCAGATTCACAAAGCGGTTCCGGCCGCGGTAAATTGAGTAAAGATTGACAAACTCGGCGGTTTCGCGCAGATGCTTTTCAATTTCTTGCAGTTTCCAATGGCGGATAATTACGCGGTGAAAGCATTTTTTCTGCTTGAGCTCCATGGTCGGGAAAACACAGCCGTCCGAGTCAATCCCGACAAAAAAATCATGCTCCGGCTTGAAACGGGCCAAATCGTTTCTGGTGAATCCGGGAATCTGCTTCATGAGGATTTCCGCGGTCCGGCCGCTTTTTTTTATCAAACCGTGTAGGTGGATGCCGCCGTGGAGCCGCCGTGTCCGGTCCAGTTGGTATGGAAAAACTGGCCGCGCGGCTTGTCAACGCGTTCATAAGTGTGCGCGCCGAAATAATCGCGCTGCGCCTGCAGAAGATTGGCCGGCAGACGTTCCGCGCGGTAACCGTCATAATAATTCAGGGCGCTGCTGATGGCGGGCGCCGGGATGCCGAGCTGCACGGCCGTCTGCACAACGCGCCGCCAGGAAGGCTGCGCCTTTTTGACCGCGTCCGCAAAGAACGGATCAAGCAGCAGGTTGACCAGTTTCGGGTTGTTGACAAAGGCCTCCTTGATTTTTCCCAGGAACGCGGAGCGGATGATGCAGCCTCCGCGCCACATGAGCGCAATGCCGCCGTAGTTCAGGTTCCAGCCGAATTCCCCGGCCACGGCGCGCATCAGCTGGTAGCCTTGCGCGTAGGATACTATTTTTGAGGCGTAGAGTGCCTGCCGGAGATCGTCCGTGAATTCATCCCGGCTGCCCGAAAAATTGGCGGTCGGGCCGGGTAGAATTTTGGCGGCGGCCGCGCGCTCTTCCTTCAGCGCCGAGAGGCAGCGGGCGAAGACGGCTTCGGCGATCAGAGTCAACGGCTGGCCGGCGTCCAGCGCGGACATGACGGTCCATTTGCCGGTGCCCTTCTGGCCGGCGGCGTCCAGAATTACATCCACCACTTCCCGGCCTTCCTCATCCTTGTAGCCGAGTATGTCGCGGGTGATTTCAATCAGGTAGGAATCCAACTCGCCCCTGTTCCACTCGTCAAAGACTTTATGCATCTGCGCGTTGGTCATGCCCAGGCCCTGGCGCATGATCTGGTAGGTCTCGCAGATCATCTGCATATCGCCGTATTCAATGCCGTTGTGAACCATTTTGACGAAGTGGCCGGCGCCGTTTTCGCCGACCCAGTCGCAGCAGGGTTCCCCCGTTTCGGTTTTGGCCGAGATGTTCTGGAAGATCGGCTTGACGAACTCCCAGGCCGAAGGCGAGCCGCCCGGCATCATTGAGGGGCCGCGCAAGGCGCCTTCCTCGCCGCCCGAGACGCCGGTGCCGATATACCGGAAACCCTTTCCTTCCAGGTATTTTGTGCGGCGGGTGGTGTCGGGGAAATGCGAGTTGCCGCCGTCAATGATGATATCGCCTTTTTCCAGCACGGGCAGCAACTGCTCAATAAAATCATCCACCGCCTGGCCGGCCTTGACCATGAGCATGACCCGGCGCGGCTTTTTCAGAGCGCCAACCAGCTTCTGGATGGAGTGGGCGCCGATTATTTTTTTGCCCCTGGCGCGGCCGTTGACGAAATTGTCAACCTTGGAAACCGTGCGGTTGAAGACGGCCACGGTATAGCCGTGGCTTTCCATGTTCAGGACGAGATTTTCACCCATAACCGCCAGACCGATCAATCCTATGTCAGCTTGTTGCATGTTTTTGTTCTCCTCGTTGAATTGTTCAGGAAACCGTTCATCTTATGGAATCGGTTCGGCCGGTCAATATAAAAATGCTCCCGCAAAACATGTTTCTCATTGCTTGACATTTCCGCCGGGATTTTACAATATGCCAGCCATGCAAATGCGCGTTTGCGCCGATTCCAGCGGATGCATGTCCTCGTCGGTTAAAAAGCGGTTTCTTATTCCTATGAAAGCAAAAACTATGAAAGCAAAGATAAACCATTGGCTGATTCCGGCCGGCTCTATGGCGCTGGCTTTTTTCCTGCTCGGAAGCTCCCGTCTGTCCGCACGGAACGTCTATCCGGATCCAAGTTTTGAAATCTGCGGCGAATCCGGCAATTCCAGAACAGGCGCCAAGGCTGGACATTTGAAGATAGAGCGGAAACAACGGGCAAAAGATGACCCGGCCTTGATGAAATGCGTTGAGGTGGAACCTTTTGCGACTTACCGGTTCAGCGCATGGGTCAAAGCAAAGGCCGGCGCCGGCAACGCATATGCGCTTTATTGCCATCAAACAGATTTCAGATGGGCAAACATGCACAAGGCGTCTCTCGCGGAGAGCCCGGATTGGACGCAGGTTGAAATAATTTTATCTCCATTTGACAAGAAGCTTTATGTAAGACCGTTGTTTTTTTCCGATGCGTCAAACTGGGAGGCATGGATTGATGACGTCAGGCTGGAAAAAATCAAAAACGTGGACGAAACCATTGCCGCGTTGACGGCAAAAAATAATTTATCCGCGGACGAACGGCGGCTGCTGGCCCGGTTTTGGGTTTCCAAAGGGGAATTCCAAAAAGCAATTGATTTGACAGACGGCGCCGGTGATCTCCTGAAAGCCGACGTTGCCTGTCTTATGGCACAGAGTGCGCCGACATATGAACAGCGCCGTTCCCATGCGCTTGAAATGGCGCGTCTCGGCGGTTTGGAGTATCAGGAAGGCACCAAGCGTTTCAAGGCGATTGTCGCGGATTGCAGCGTATCTGAAAAAGCGGAAATTTTCGGGGCGGTATTGCTGCTGGCCCCTGATGTGAAAGCCGTCTGGAATTTTTATGCGGAACTTTTACAGTCGTGCGCCGCTTCAATGGATCCGGTAATGTGCGGCGAATGGATGGCGGCGCTCAATTCGGCGGACGCCTTTCTTGAGCAGATGCGCTCCGGCCGGGGGCGGTCAAAAGTCTGTCTTGATGAAGCGGAAAAATTGCGGGCAACTCTTGAAACCGCGCGCATTGACCTGGAAAAACGCAGGAAAGCGCTGGGGCATTGCGAAATTTTGCTTGGAGGAAAAGCATTGCACGCGCGGTCGCATGCCATCGTCGTTCCCGATGTTCCATCCAAACCTGAACAGTTTGCCGCCAAAGAACTGCAATATCATTTTGAGCTGCTGACAGGCCGGGCGCTTCCAATCCTCAAGGACGCGGAAACCGCCGGCGATAAACGGAGTTTTTTTGTCATAGGGAAAAGCCGCCTGCTGACAGATTGCAAAATCAATGTTGACTGGGAAAAGCTCGGCAAAGACGGAATATTGATCAAGGCGTCCGGTCCGCATTTGTTTTTGTGCGGCGGACAGCGCGGGGTATTGTATGCCTGTTACTCCCTGCTTGAAGACTTTCTGGGATTGCGCTGGTTCTCTCCGGACTGCAGAATCTATCCCAGGGAGGGCGTCTTTGACCTGGCTTCCGTTGAGAAGCTTTACACGCCGATCCTTGAATTTCGCGATCATGATTCCTTTGTTTTGAAAGCCGATCCTAATTTTCCGGTGCGCAACAAGCTGAACGGGCATCGTGCCGCCAAGCCCGATGAGAAGCGCGGCGGCAATGTGTCGTACGCCAAGCGGTCTGCTCATACTTTCAATGATCTGGTGCCAGTCCAGGAATATTTCGTTGAACACCCGGAATATTTTTCGGAAGTCGCCGGCAAACGATATTCCGGACGCTATCGGGGGGATTCCGTTGTCCACGCACAGCTTTGCCTTTCAAATCCTGCGGTTGAAGATCTGGTCGTGGAAGGCATCAAGCGCTGGCTCATGGAATATCCCGGCGCATCCATCGTTTCCGTAACTCAAAATGACGGCAATGGGGCCTGTGAGTGCGCTAAATGCAAAGCTGTTGATGAAGCGGAAGAAAGCCATTCCGGTTCGTTGCTGCGGTTTGTAAACCGGGTTGCCGCGCGGGTGGAACCGGAGTTTCCAAACGCAGCCATAGATAC
This genomic window contains:
- a CDS encoding HAD family hydrolase produces the protein MKQIPGFTRNDLARFKPEHDFFVGIDSDGCVFPTMELKQKKCFHRVIIRHWKLQEIEKHLRETAEFVNLYSIYRGRNRFVNLLLTFDLLRRRPEVAAAKVKLPELKSLKNFIASGAPLSNAELARAVKNSGDEELRSVLQWSRKINAVVAATVKNVRPFRWAVKSLRKIKKNADVICVSQTPATALAREWKEHNLTDFVRVIAGQELGTKAEHIRLAAGNRYGRDKILMIGDAPGDRRAAAENHACFYPVNPGREEESWKRFYKESFGKFLDGTYGGDYENRLIRQFEKFLPAAPKWKSKNLRK
- the gnd gene encoding decarboxylating NADP(+)-dependent phosphogluconate dehydrogenase, with the protein product MQQADIGLIGLAVMGENLVLNMESHGYTVAVFNRTVSKVDNFVNGRARGKKIIGAHSIQKLVGALKKPRRVMLMVKAGQAVDDFIEQLLPVLEKGDIIIDGGNSHFPDTTRRTKYLEGKGFRYIGTGVSGGEEGALRGPSMMPGGSPSAWEFVKPIFQNISAKTETGEPCCDWVGENGAGHFVKMVHNGIEYGDMQMICETYQIMRQGLGMTNAQMHKVFDEWNRGELDSYLIEITRDILGYKDEEGREVVDVILDAAGQKGTGKWTVMSALDAGQPLTLIAEAVFARCLSALKEERAAAAKILPGPTANFSGSRDEFTDDLRQALYASKIVSYAQGYQLMRAVAGEFGWNLNYGGIALMWRGGCIIRSAFLGKIKEAFVNNPKLVNLLLDPFFADAVKKAQPSWRRVVQTAVQLGIPAPAISSALNYYDGYRAERLPANLLQAQRDYFGAHTYERVDKPRGQFFHTNWTGHGGSTAASTYTV
- a CDS encoding DUF4838 domain-containing protein; translated protein: MKAKINHWLIPAGSMALAFFLLGSSRLSARNVYPDPSFEICGESGNSRTGAKAGHLKIERKQRAKDDPALMKCVEVEPFATYRFSAWVKAKAGAGNAYALYCHQTDFRWANMHKASLAESPDWTQVEIILSPFDKKLYVRPLFFSDASNWEAWIDDVRLEKIKNVDETIAALTAKNNLSADERRLLARFWVSKGEFQKAIDLTDGAGDLLKADVACLMAQSAPTYEQRRSHALEMARLGGLEYQEGTKRFKAIVADCSVSEKAEIFGAVLLLAPDVKAVWNFYAELLQSCAASMDPVMCGEWMAALNSADAFLEQMRSGRGRSKVCLDEAEKLRATLETARIDLEKRRKALGHCEILLGGKALHARSHAIVVPDVPSKPEQFAAKELQYHFELLTGRALPILKDAETAGDKRSFFVIGKSRLLTDCKINVDWEKLGKDGILIKASGPHLFLCGGQRGVLYACYSLLEDFLGLRWFSPDCRIYPREGVFDLASVEKLYTPILEFRDHDSFVLKADPNFPVRNKLNGHRAAKPDEKRGGNVSYAKRSAHTFNDLVPVQEYFVEHPEYFSEVAGKRYSGRYRGDSVVHAQLCLSNPAVEDLVVEGIKRWLMEYPGASIVSVTQNDGNGACECAKCKAVDEAEESHSGSLLRFVNRVAARVEPEFPNAAIDTFAYGYSRKPPKLTKPRSNVIVRLCNIECSFSTPLEAGITAENRKFCEDLRNWGKIASRLYVWTYVTNFRHYLLPHPNLRSLKPDIQFFIKNGVRGFFAAGNNNSAGGEFQELRTWLIAKLLWDPDADFEKLLTDFLNGYYGPAAPFVREYIDLIHDSAEETKAEMTCYTKADAAFLTPEVLSRASAIFDRAEEFVQGDAVFLQRVQTARLPVIFTILEQELPLYRLEGKTLIPQASSQEVLLDKFERIMKAAKVTRLLEQYRDPALWVAAKRSDGVKVAVKQIKNKQLEVNVLPGLGGRIWCLKDLASGREIFRTVVAPGGFQINEGGYEEYSTKGYRSSGWHESYQVKESTAQRLTLAAKLPNDFTLSRSFELLPDGRCLEITSTLTNIGKQIRKACFRIHPEFAFDNPQEVILAFKRKDGNWERKTMADLPKNIGSPEIAELVLTGEERPYGEWGFVDKKAEIGVINRFRAAEVGRCYIYCSSADKLFTWELWSVEKELRPGESIAIHQSYEIINALPETATANAEAKP